A window of Benincasa hispida cultivar B227 chromosome 9, ASM972705v1, whole genome shotgun sequence genomic DNA:
AAACCAGAGAAGTAATCACCtttgaaatggagtttagagtttaaagaaatcaccattgtattgtgtttaggtattattgatttgatttgaggcTTCCGTGGTGACATTTACAGTACACTGACGAGCAATCACATCAACTAAGGAATTTCaagcgagagcaagagcgagagcgtTTAATTAGACAAGAGCGAGATTTACCTCGTGAGGCCGGTGTAAGGGtaatttacgtaatttggtatggtgatgatgtcagcagaggtcaattgacattattttttaaaaatggatcaTTTGATATTTTGGACCCAATTTTTgagtcatccgtacaaatttcaaTTCGCCGTAGACATAACAGCTGAGAACGGAACGATGATTCATTTTGGATTTCGAATCCGATTCGGGAGCCCTAAAAACCCGCTAAATCGCATTCCAAATCATCTACAATCCaagcttcttcaaaatctaGCAATGGCGGAAGTTCCTCCCAGTTCCAGAAGACCCGTTTGTCCATCCTGCTCGAAACCAGCCCGTATCTGTCTCTGTTCGCGGCTCCAAAGCCACAGTCTCGAGAACTCAGTCGGGGTAATCATTCTTCAGCACAGTTTGGAGAAAAATCACCCGCTAAATTCTGCTAGAATCGCAAAATTAGGTCTCAAGAATGTCGAGATCGCCACGGTTTCCGACGTTAATTTCGAGGCTCGCTTCACTATTCGGTTGCCTGAACCTAATTCCGCAGCACAAAATTTTGATCCCGATGTAGAATGTAGTTTCAGAAATGGTCAGAATGCAACTCGAAACCCTCAAATTCAAGCGCAGAATGGAGGCGAATCTCTAGTTAATAAACTTACTAGCACAACAGCTGATGAAGGAGCTATAATTACTACTACGATTGGGAAATATGGCGTTGTTAACTCATTCGATCACATCTGGATGCATCAACCCAATTTGCAGGAGCTTAAAATCAATGAGATTTTGGCATCTCCAGAAATTAGGGCATCAATGGCAAAAGGGTTCATCGTGAAAAAACTGCAGAAGCGGCAGCTACATGGAAGCAAGGAGCTAGAGCAATATGCTGAGTTCGAGATTGAGGTTCCTCCCAAGTCAGTTCTACTTTTTCCCTCTGAAAATGCATTTACTGTAAACGGTGATGTTGATGGTAGTGATTTTGATGTTAATAATTTGATAGTTTTAGATGGAACATGGGCAAAAGCAAAGAGAATGTACAATGAAAATCCTTGGTTGAGGCTTTTGCCACATATGAAGTTGGATTTAGAGAAGATGAGTTTGTATAGTGAAGTGAGACATCAGCCTAAGATTGGTTTTTTGTCCACCATTGAAAGCATTGTCTATGCCTTGAAAGTAATAGGAGATCAACCTGAGGGGCTGGATGATCTGTTGGATGTTTTTGAGTCTATGATAGGAGATCAAAGGAGATGTAAAGATGAGAGGCTGAACATTACTTGTCAACTTTAAACTTTTCCTCCCAACTCAAAATGGCCAACACTTAATTTGGTTCTCGATGAATATATATCAACTGACAAGACATTGAAAAGGCGAAAAAGCGCTGCTGAAGTAGCATGAGGCAGGCCTCTACTGAATTTGCTATGTCAGGATTTGTAGAACTTTGATTCTCATTTTTCAAAGAGGTCAACATAACTAGATGATCCTTTCATTCCAAGAAGAAATTGAAAGTTCACAAACCTTCAGTCACTGTGTATTGTTCTGAGTTCTTAATGATAACTTAAGCATAATTTGACATCAGTTCTAGTTCCTGCAGCTTCAATAGAATTATAGAGTTTTGAACTCATTCCACTCCCTTCAAACAGCATCTTGCCATCCAAAGTTGTAGGAAGTCATACGTTATCCTTTTCAAGTTTTCATGATTCCCTTGAGTAACCAAATTCTCATCCATACTAAGGTTCAAATATCCATGGATTTGCAGTTCGCTGACTAGCTTCTTATAGTAAGAAAAATACCAGTTTTCTAAATGTCTCTAATTCGCATCTCTGATCAAAACATACTATACATTGGCGGCCATCTCGAAAAGTGGCTACTGGCTATATAAGCTCACCAATTGTTTCTCACCTTGCAGCTATTAGAGGGTATGAGTTATTGATTAGTTAAATACAGCATTACCTTTGTATTAATCTGTTATTAGTTTGTTATGATCTATTATTATTCAAGTGAAGTGTATATAAGTGTAAGATTTGACATTAATGAGAATATTCATATTGTTAAGCATTCAGAAGCTAGCAATGAGCTTGTGAAAGGTTGGCCTGGTGATGATTCGTTCCACTCAGCAACTTGGAAGGAGGTGACTTTTGCTCCCATTTTATTGAgcttcttttttcttcatttccaCAATGTCTTGAAAATGCTGGTGCAAGCGACCAAGGAAATGTTTCAGAGCTGAATGAAGTGAACACGTTGGATGAGTTGGGACTATATTTTTCAAAACGTCCCACTCATAGCACTgttccttaaattaatttaggcCTGTTTGGTAACCAAttcgtttttaatttttggattttgaaactTAAGCCTATTTCCTCCCAtctcttacaatgatttacatctaacttccaaaaacaaaatacttttttgaagttacttttttttttttttagttttcaaattttggcttgattttttaaaccgttactaaaaagtagataacaaaagaagaaatttggagatgaaagtattgtttgtatgtttaattttaaaaaacaaaagcaaaaaacaTTGGTTATCAAATTGGGCCTACATTTTTAACTTCTAAacttttatacttttttttacttTCTAAGTACATCTTAAACTACATCAATTTAACCATTTGGTTTGTTTGCTTTTggcttttaaaatttaagcttataaatactattttttgcAAACTTCTTATCCTTTtgtattttgttatttactttcaattcatgttttaaaaaaccaagtcatgtttaaaaaagaaaattagttttcaaaattttgtttatgtttttaaaatttaataagaattggagggtttgttttttttaaaaaaatgtaaaaatcgtAATTGAAATGATAGGAAGAAAACGAGCACAAATTTTTCATCATTGTGTAACTTTTACAACCATAACGTGCGGAATTGTCTTGTGCCTATAATGAGGTTTTTCAGAAGACATTGTCCAAAGTTCGACCTATGTTATTTTATATCTCAATGTTCATCCTCTTGAGTGAATTCTTGGTTTATTTAGGGttctattatttcattttttgtttttttttcttagcatAATAAAGGTTTCTTTCTAATAGTCTAGTCTATTGTAATCTATCGCATATAAATTgtgatatttttctattatttataaatatttttaacaactttgtcatttaaaataacatCCCtattcaaaaatatattttctaaaattatgtttttaaatccttctaaatttaaacaagtgtGTTCTTTTTATATGAGGAGCAAAGGAAGGAAGGAAGGTGGAACACATTCAAATTTAGGATGGAAATCTTAAATCAATTATTACAACtagattatcaaataaaaataccagttttttgttcttgttttgcAGTCTCTTTATACTATTAGTTAGCTTTTGCATATTGTATACTAGATTATTTTGGTCCATTTGTAATTTTTATCCCCATTTCACACTCAATATAAATCTTGtaaaatattgttattaaaAGGTTGGTTACAAACAACTGTCCTCAATACTTGGGAGATTAGTTAGCTTTTGCATATTGTATACTAGATACTTTTAaacgataataaaataaaacaattcttattttttttttataaaaaaaaaaaactatcattATTTCTCAGTaatccaattttcaaattttataaattttaataaggACAATTTAGgtatcatattaaaaaattaaggaTAATAATgtctaaaaagaaaattttcatatttctaacctttttttaatgttttaaaattaagatttagCCAAAGCCAAGgtagacaaaataataataataataataataataataataataataataaaaatgattgcTCCCCCTAGCTACTTTTTAAGCCTAATattattggttaaattataaatttaatccatGAAATTTGAGATTTCTTATAGGTATTATGAATACCAAAGAGTTGAACTCAATGTtaattttgtgtccaatagaTCCCTCAACTTCAAAAAATATTCATAGATAATTAAGCTGTCGATTTGTTCCAACCTttcctcatttttttattttgtgtataAGAAGTCTTTAACctattctattttttaaaaaagaattcatTAGTAGcctcaaaattgaaagtttaaagttttattagacataaaaatcaaatttatatctaacAACATTAAGTACTTTAAGATTTTTAAATATGCTAGGAGCTTAAATacttaataaacaaaaatttaaaagtttagagtttgAAAGTTCGATCTTCAAGGATCAAAGAGATATAAATCTAAAAGTTCAAGGGTTAACATTGTAATTTTATCGATAATGTCGGAGGGTAAGTACCCAAATGAATTTGTACCTAAAAATTATATAGTTTAGGTTTAAAATCACGTTTGCATCTCTAAACatgaagtaacaatttagtcctaaTGTTTTAGAATGTGTAGTATTTTCGTCTTTATTGTAAAAATTAGTATTAATATTTAATGAGATTTATTGATTTCGTAGAtcgataaactaattataaaatcaatataCTTATAAACTACAAAGTCGACATCATCTATTTTAGTATAATAAGGAGTGAGATATTTAAACCACAAACTTATACATTTAAGTTATGCTTCTTTTGGCACAAAATCTACCTCAATAAAATTGACATCTAACTTTAGTATGTTTATTTATgatctaaattattataaatttgatagTAAAGAAACTAGGGGGCCGTTTGAGGCACCAACTAGAAATTGGTGGAGTGGGTTAATATAGCCCACTCCATATTTTGGGTGTCAAATATAATAGTGGTATATGTAACTATTTATAATCAACAATTAAATATagttgataacttgtatttgTACAAGTTATTATCtcttaaagttaaaatatttagaaGTAATTGATGAGAAAAACATTGAAGTcatagaaaatagagaaaattttctttccatGTGTTCATTGAGTTTAAAGGAGAGCTtaagtaaaaaataatatcactGATGTGTTTATTGTGCAAGAATACagataaaaacaaacaaagaaggaGGTTTGAGTTTCATGCATTGGACTTGCCAGACAAATATTCACCATGCGGAACAAGCAACATAAAGCAAAACATGCAGTGAAGCAACCTAAGTGGTGAACATGAAAGCCGAACGCATCTTAGGGAACCACCAACAATTGCAACAATGAATGTAAAAAGTTATTTGATGCATTTTCCACTGTCCTGTGTGGCAGAAGTGGTCCTTGTGTCCAACTTTATATTCAGTGATCAATCAATAGACGAGAGACAATTTTGGTGACATTCTCTAGAATTCGAGAGAATTTCTAGAGAACATTCCATTCTCCATTTTCAAGGCAATCTTCCTTAAAAAGGTGTCACTACCGTTGTCGGAGAAGAAGACTTCGAGAGAGGTTCTTCTCCATCATTCCACCATAAAGCACAACAACACCTTCACATCCGACTAATGGGAAGCAAGAAACGGCTACTAGCGATCATTCTCTTCATCTattcatctttttattttagtttccaTTTTTTGTACTTCCATTTCTATACATTCTTCTCCATGTTGTAACAAACtactttgttttaattttaatacacATCATTAGTTCATCTATTTCATCTTCTCCTTCTCATTAGTGAGTTAGGATGAGTTAATCCTCGTTCTGGTGAGCTTAATGATAAGAAACTGTTCATTCGATATAATGAATGTTTAAATCCAACTCTTGATTccatttaatcaattaaattaagtgATAACAATTAACTACTCGAGAAAGTAAGAGATTGTGGATCTTATTAAAACGAGTAAGTGATGTGTTTAGAGATAAAGACatctgtcacaccccctcccgagcCATATCACCTAGACTGGAAGAGGATGTGAAGACAGCCAACACCACCTTTTTGTGGCATCAACTACCCGACCTTATTAGCTTGAAAGCTAGGTTGTTATAACTcaataatgaatataaataattaaacatactattttatatgttttaacCTAACTATCCTAATGACTTCCAATTAACATGATCCAAGTCTCGCTCTGTGAGATAAAATTAATTCAGACCTTTGGTGACTCTCCCAACCGATCCACTTCTGCAGCCTGGGgagggaaaagaaaacaaaacatggaaaacatgagctataaacCCAGCGAGTGGTGTCTTTATAAGGAATCAAACTTAACTTTAGAAATTCATTTTTGGGAAATACAATTctagaaacaaatataaatcacataataataaatgtaaCCTCCCCAGTTTGCCAGCTGGATATTCCTGGcatgtgttgggaatgtcctaaaactcgcagttcttattaaatattctatttattaataataataaattgttgattttgcattccattatgaaaatccaataaacatatccatggctatagtttgaactgtaactttatgtagtgacataaataggatcaagttaatagtacatagcctaaatggtctaataagtatatggatgaaattgggtatctcatcctggtaatactattggatgcgacccactttgtagttgttataagaagttataaagtgctacaaacgatgtgatccacagatcgttcatgttgagacatgtgagtgggggcatcctatgcaatgagtttgcatatagattggaccacgaaaatagtcacttttatttataacgaccgtttattgttaaaactgactatttcatttattaagtaacctaggttaactcgatcttaattctgagctagctatgaactcctgtttattcaggattatcctttgatttataaacggtgagagtagtctaatagaactactcaataagcctccaatttcggggataagatcggatgaatagctggggacattgccctacaagaagaaattcactcctacccgatttagggatagtagataggttgttctcttaagtactgattccagatCTTGAAAAATCAAggtcccgccttctcatgatagagaaaggacttgattcatagattttatgaatcaaaattgtttattagagggtcagtgggaatttaaggaacaagatgtattcatagggctaaaacggttatcttgacccaactgtgattacgaacaacctgtgaaggatcgatttactggttatggttatataaagtggacataatatatctacagtcaggggagttcagctatgggctatagtgaagtgacccattagttaacgaatgggggttaattcgttctaataagtttagctgattaatcttagatcgttggagcctatgatttgtaggtctgTGAGGTCCCCCTCCTAGTTCATtgatggataagctttagagtagcttaaTAGGTTaatatgaaaatttcaaattagaattaaacagaataggagaatgtatatttaaatatgatttaaatatatgaagatggatttgtataaaaattaatttaatatttgatattaaattaattagaattatttaaaaattaatttatgaaatttattttataaaattaataaaattttcagttttaaaatcaaaattgattttgaaattagttttgataaaaatagaaaattggaAACATGCACAAAACGGAAAAACAGtttttttccattaccatcttcTATTAGCTCACACAAACACAACTTCCCTGCTTcacatttactccaagcatgagctgtaactcatgcagtgatcttctttgcatgtttacctgaaataaataaagaagattggagtgaattagAGGCATACATTCAAAagaatttttagagaaaattttgggttgaagaaaagttcttcaagcaAATTGGTGCAGTGAGCTTCTCTCTAGTTTTTCGTTGCTTCAAGCTGTtcgagtcccacaactcgttCTAAatctccaagaggatagtggagaagatcttgaggtggtttacgGTGTGTTTTAGAGAAGAAACTGCTGTTGATCAAGaacttgaagagttctacaaaggtatgactacaaaccctcttttattatatgagcatgctttagtttctgccaaaattaatgaatttggatgcttattgatccttgttgcttccgctgcatgttgataCACTCTTACAGCATGATCATGTAATCCCAACCTCCGAATATTCTCCACGAATAACCTGCAATGATCGATGTGGAATCAATCTCAACACCCTATAACCCGCCGAATGTGCACATGTCAACATTTCCTATTAAATATGTTGAGTATGCTGACAATCCCAGTCAGATACCCTAGCAATCTTAGCTAAGCGACCACAAAGCATGCTAACAATATCTCGGGTACAACTTCAGTTCCCAATACAACTACTTATGTATTATAACAACACAACAACAAAAAATCTAGACAAAATACATTTCCTGATCATGCCAACATTTTAACGTCACCTATATATATAACAtgcatatgtatatatatagaaatcagTTATACAAACAATGAAATAACCACTCATAGTTCCTCTTGTAAGAATTATTTTAGGCAACTCCTTGTCTTGCTCCTTGGATTCCTCATTTTTCCaagaatttcaaattaatccattATTTCTTCAATAATCTTAATTTATTCACAAATAACCTTAAAAATCATAATAACCACCTTACCTACTTAAAATAACCCAAAGATAGGCTAATCTATTCCAAAATATCTTCTTAGAGGTTATTTTGACACTTTGGGAGGCATTGGGAAGTAGGGGATGCGTCGGTGCGTGAAGATGGGAAGAGGAACACGATAGGCGGTCGTTCCTACACAGACAGCAGTGGGCGCCTGGGCGCGTGTCTAGCTGACCGCGTGGGCAAGGCGACATGCGTCTGCCTGGTGATGCGTCCCGTAGCGTGCGCGCTAGGTTGGCGGAAACGTTGTGACAAGACTGCTGGTGACAACCTATGCGTGCCACTGGACCACTTTACCTCTAACACAAGTTCCCTCTTCTTGAGCACCCCAAACGCAGTAGTAGCCCAATATCCCTCACTACACTCCTCTCCGAATATTTTCGCTCTAATTTCACTCAAATggcctgaatgagttgtgagaGTTCTTCGTCCCAAGCCCCCTATTTATAGGTGGTCGAAGTTTTCCCCAGCCCGACACCTTctgcttggctgcatggccagtCGTCTTCTCCTCTTGTTGCCAACGCAGTCCCTTGCCACAATGACATTGAAGTGTCTTCTTTTCCCTTAGCCAATGTATAAGTCTTTCCTTGCATGCATCCTCAGCCGTCCACTTCAATTGCATGAGATCTCTGATTTTTCCAGCTCGCCACATGTCCGGACAAGTTGGTACTTCCGACTTTTCCTCCAAGTTCTACTTCATCAACGCATCACCCTTCAACTTGGTTGCATGCTTGCTTGGCCATACAGCTTTAACCTTATCAGCCCATAGGTCTCTTATCAACGCACCACCTAGGTCGTACTAACTCTCAAGACATCCCAAGTCCTTTCTTCGCCATAtacctttcttctctttcatggCTTACTTTTGGCATATGCACTTTACTAGGCCTATGACCCTCGTAATCTTCCAATGCATAGCACTTGCTCCAGCCTTGTCCTATGCACCCACATCCCTTCGGATGTCCTTGGCGCGTAGCATATCACCAATGGATACCAACCCTTGGGTCAAGCTAGGTCTCAGCTCAACGCCTCATGGTTTGTCTTACCATCGCCTAGCCTCTTGCTAACGCGTAGCTCATGACTAACGTTAGTATATCCTCGTTGCTTGCTAATGTCCTTAATATCTTGCTCAAGACCAACGCAATCTGACTGTGCAAGCCTTATGTACCACAAGCCTTTGCATAGACACTTCACCATGCGCTCACTATGGCTTGTCTCATCATCTAGTTCATCGTGTAGTTTTTCCACTCATCgcctagctcatcgtctagtaatctctcgttgtcgctcatcATCTAGCCCTTTTGCTTTCACTCATCATCCAACGCATAGCCCACCGCATAGCACCTATGTCTATCGCATAGTACTTACGCCCCATCACATAGCTTCATCGTCTAGTGatctctcgctctcaacgatctcgttATCGTGTGGCTCTTGCTCATCGCGTAGCGCTGACACCTATCATCTAACGTATTACACCCATCGTCTATCGTTTTGCCTATCATGTAGTGCCCATTGTGTAGTCTTGCGTCCATCGCCCAGTGCCCATGCCTAACACATCGCTTAGTGTCACGTTTATCATTTAACATGTTCGAGCTCATCATTTCGCGCTATAGTCTTGCTATCATCCAACGCTTATGCTGATCGTGTAACGACGTCGCCTATTGTGTAGCTGATACttaaatttatgaaatgtgGAAAATGTGGAttatatgtgttgatggatagcgttgtgcactcaagtttccccaacggAATCTAAGAGTAAATTCCTCCGattttcctggtaagtccagggtcgaacacaggaacttgtgaaaatagttgcgttagagatttttatgaaaacttcaAGTAactgattaaataaataagttttgagttgttgttgcattaatgaaaataataataaatgcggcagagttcaaaaagagttggcaacgagaaatacgatgaatatgcggtgaacgggttgagaagggtttcggctaacactccctaggttgcgTTCATTCCTTGCGATCATGTAACATGCacacaatagtaaaccacctcttggcatgaatgccacggcttctaaggctagaacgcatgcgataaatatgcgataagtctataggatttacacataaacctctatttctatttatgcaatgacaacatgacattcacacaaatatgcgactgcataatatcattcctattcctaggatgcatgtgatgcaagttgacaatCAGAGCTtgtctctaagtccctatttcttgtttatgcaagcctaatctttctctttcaagtcagattctaacctagctctctcgagacattaggttctttctttagattctctctcgagcaatTCAAAAGGGATGTTTCgtacagcataaaacaagacaatcacaagcaatgaacttcctagatcatgttagcttaattcttctcaacccattcaactagtttagttactcatgcgtattaagagagtgagcagatgtagaaatagaacttccattgaatagataaaagataaagtacaaaataacaatgcaagtatagtaaagtgCCTGGAGAAATTTCTTGCCATCaggtgttacactgttctactagtgctctaaagatattctcgctttcgcgagagtcaacccgttctctgctcttatgccccaaggttctctctcgagcctCCTTGGACGATCTctggcgtcaccactcttctctagcttcactgtgaaatggaaaagaaatgtaacgacccgaccccctaggacttaggttaggccgttactaaaataaatacatgCATAGGATTTGAAGTGACGCTCAgtaatgttgaaataaatgctaaatagacaagagaagttcaaaagaaatttattaaatgcaatttttaaaacaataatagggtacccataattcataaagactattaaaatataaaagtaacaatccttcataataagtttcaaacagtaaaactaGAAATTGAGGGTAAAATAAGgattctaaatttcatgatgtggaagcgtaaaaactagtcccagtggctcgatcatgaatttCGCTATGCTatcgctggtgcatctctatcctttcctgaaacatcaacataagaaagaatgagtatgaaatactcagtaagtaaccccaccactggggtcaggctaggcatctatgtcctctagatacccacatatggcacataaatacatgtaacagataagagactga
This region includes:
- the LOC120085387 gene encoding uncharacterized protein LOC120085387 codes for the protein MIHFGFRIRFGSPKNPLNRIPNHLQSKLLQNLAMAEVPPSSRRPVCPSCSKPARICLCSRLQSHSLENSVGVIILQHSLEKNHPLNSARIAKLGLKNVEIATVSDVNFEARFTIRLPEPNSAAQNFDPDVECSFRNGQNATRNPQIQAQNGGESLVNKLTSTTADEGAIITTTIGKYGVVNSFDHIWMHQPNLQELKINEILASPEIRASMAKGFIVKKLQKRQLHGSKELEQYAEFEIEVPPKSVLLFPSENAFTVNGDVDGSDFDVNNLIVLDGTWAKAKRMYNENPWLRLLPHMKLDLEKMSLYSEVRHQPKIGFLSTIESIVYALKVIGDQPEGLDDLLDVFESMIGDQRRCKDERLNITCQL